A genomic segment from Paraburkholderia hayleyella encodes:
- a CDS encoding proline--tRNA ligase, producing MKATQFFIGTLKEAPADAEIVSHKLMVRAGMIRRVAGGIYNYLPVGLRSIRKVEAIVREEMTRAGAIELLMPAVQPAELWQESGRWEQYGPELLRFKDRRQNDFVIGPTHEEVVTDIARNQIKSYRQMPVNFYQVQTKFRDEIRPRFGVMRGREFIMKDAYSFDKDLAGLQASYQKMYDAYVRIFTRLGLDFRPVAADNGSIGGSGSHEFHVIADTGEDAIAYCPTSDFAANVEAAEALPLYAERAEPTAAMQKTATPGKAKCDAVAELLAIPLERTIKSIVLATDNEGAEPTLWLLMLRGDHDLNEIKVSKLPGLGTFRFATENEIIEWFGTPPGYLGPLGTKKPVNVIADRTVANMSDFVVGANEVDFHMTGVNWGRDLPEPVVADLRNVKKGDPSPDGKGVLDICRGIEVGHVFQLGSKYSEAMNATYLDESGKPQVMMMGCYGIGVTRILGAAIEQNFDERGIIWPEAIAPFEVVLCPMGYDRSDAVREQTDKLYAALMAAGVDVILDDRGERPGVMFADWELIGVPHRVVIGDRGLKEGRVEYQGRRESEATLLPVDGAAQEVVEKIRARLAG from the coding sequence ATGAAAGCCACCCAGTTTTTTATCGGCACGCTAAAAGAAGCCCCTGCTGACGCCGAAATCGTCAGTCACAAACTCATGGTGCGCGCGGGCATGATTCGCCGCGTTGCGGGCGGCATCTACAATTATTTGCCGGTGGGTTTGCGTTCGATTCGTAAAGTCGAAGCGATTGTCCGCGAAGAAATGACGCGGGCGGGGGCCATCGAGCTGCTGATGCCCGCCGTGCAGCCCGCTGAGTTATGGCAGGAGTCCGGCCGCTGGGAACAATATGGCCCGGAGTTGCTGCGCTTCAAGGATCGCCGCCAAAATGATTTTGTGATTGGGCCGACGCACGAGGAAGTCGTCACGGATATCGCGCGTAACCAGATCAAGAGTTACCGCCAGATGCCGGTTAATTTTTATCAGGTTCAGACGAAGTTCCGCGATGAGATTCGTCCGCGTTTTGGCGTGATGCGCGGCCGTGAATTCATCATGAAAGACGCGTATTCATTCGATAAGGATCTGGCTGGTTTGCAGGCGTCATATCAGAAGATGTACGACGCCTATGTGCGTATTTTTACCCGTTTGGGGCTCGATTTTCGTCCGGTGGCGGCGGATAACGGCTCGATTGGCGGTAGCGGCTCGCATGAGTTCCATGTGATTGCCGATACGGGCGAAGATGCGATCGCGTATTGCCCCACGTCAGATTTCGCCGCGAACGTGGAGGCCGCCGAGGCTTTGCCGCTGTATGCGGAACGCGCGGAGCCCACGGCCGCCATGCAAAAAACGGCCACGCCGGGTAAGGCAAAATGCGATGCCGTGGCCGAACTACTGGCTATTCCGCTTGAGCGCACGATCAAATCCATCGTGCTGGCCACTGACAACGAGGGGGCTGAACCCACTCTCTGGCTTTTGATGCTGCGCGGTGACCACGACCTGAACGAAATCAAGGTGAGCAAGCTGCCTGGCCTCGGCACGTTCCGTTTTGCCACTGAAAACGAAATCATCGAATGGTTTGGCACGCCGCCGGGCTATCTCGGGCCGCTAGGGACGAAAAAACCGGTCAATGTGATCGCCGATCGTACGGTGGCTAACATGAGCGATTTCGTTGTTGGCGCCAACGAAGTGGATTTCCACATGACGGGTGTGAACTGGGGGCGTGATTTACCGGAGCCTGTCGTCGCGGATCTGCGTAACGTCAAAAAGGGCGATCCATCGCCGGATGGCAAAGGCGTGCTTGATATTTGCCGCGGCATCGAAGTGGGCCACGTGTTTCAGCTTGGCAGCAAGTATTCCGAGGCGATGAATGCAACCTATCTCGACGAATCTGGCAAACCGCAGGTCATGATGATGGGGTGCTATGGCATTGGCGTGACACGTATTCTTGGCGCTGCGATCGAACAGAATTTCGATGAGCGCGGCATTATCTGGCCCGAGGCCATTGCGCCATTTGAAGTCGTGTTATGTCCGATGGGGTATGACCGCAGCGATGCCGTTCGTGAACAGACCGACAAGTTGTATGCAGCGCTCATGGCGGCAGGGGTGGATGTGATTCTCGATGATCGCGGTGAGCGCCCAGGCGTAATGTTTGCGGATTGGGAGCTGATCGGCGTGCCGCACCGTGTGGTGATTGGCGATCGTGGGCTGAAGGAGGGCCGGGTTGAATATCAGGGCCGGCGCGAGAGCGAGGCCACGCTGTTGCCGGTTGATGGAGCCGCGCAAGAGGTGGTCGAAAAAATTCGTGCAAGGCTGGCGGGCTAG
- a CDS encoding DUF1214 domain-containing protein: protein MARDIVNYGGLWANVISEAIYFVGLNDSDNQPLDGSKTYEIRFPKGEKPDLHVNGFWSVTLYSAPDYRVVPNALHRYNLNNVSHLKANPDGSTSIWLAPVRPQNVPQSNWLPTPDGKGFSLNFRTYVPKDEVQQGQWFPAPITRVK, encoded by the coding sequence GTGGCGCGCGACATCGTCAACTATGGCGGACTGTGGGCCAATGTCATCAGTGAGGCGATCTATTTTGTCGGTCTCAACGATAGCGACAACCAGCCCCTCGACGGTAGCAAGACCTACGAGATCCGGTTTCCCAAAGGCGAGAAGCCGGATCTGCATGTCAATGGATTCTGGTCTGTGACGCTGTATAGCGCGCCGGATTATCGCGTGGTGCCCAATGCCCTGCATCGGTACAACCTGAATAACGTATCGCATCTGAAGGCGAATCCGGATGGCAGCACGAGTATCTGGCTTGCGCCAGTGCGGCCGCAGAACGTACCGCAAAGCAACTGGTTGCCTACGCCTGACGGAAAGGGCTTCTCATTGAACTTCCGTACCTATGTTCCGAAAGACGAGGTTCAACAAGGTCAATGGTTTCCGGCACCGATCACGAGAGTGAAGTAG
- a CDS encoding polyprenyl synthetase family protein, giving the protein MPSTAIPISNATDLLAPVAEDMQRVNRVIRHRLTSEVMLINQISEYIISAGGKRLRPALLLLVAGALGDTTGHRHELAAVVEFIHTATLLHDDVVDESDLRRGRQTANALFGNAASVLVGDFLYSRSFQMMVGVGKIRVMEILAEATNVISEGEVLQLLNMHDADVDETRYMQVIRYKTAKLFEAAAQLGAVLAGTDAAVEAAAAEFGRRIGTAFQIMDDWLDYTGTAESMGKNAGDDLREGKPTLPLIYLIERGTPEQSALAREAIEQGGTDRFDTIFEAITRSGALDHTLECAKQEAQAAATAISVFPDSIYKESLLSLCSYSTARQS; this is encoded by the coding sequence ATGCCGTCGACTGCCATCCCCATCTCCAACGCCACTGACCTGCTCGCCCCCGTCGCCGAAGACATGCAGCGGGTAAATCGCGTCATCCGGCACCGTCTGACATCCGAGGTGATGCTGATCAACCAGATTTCCGAGTACATCATCAGTGCCGGCGGCAAACGGCTGCGTCCGGCACTGCTGCTGCTCGTCGCGGGAGCATTGGGCGACACCACCGGGCACCGGCATGAACTGGCCGCGGTCGTCGAGTTTATTCATACCGCGACGTTGTTGCATGACGATGTCGTTGATGAATCTGACCTGCGACGCGGCCGTCAAACCGCCAATGCATTATTTGGCAATGCCGCCAGCGTGCTGGTGGGGGATTTTCTGTACTCGCGTTCGTTCCAGATGATGGTTGGCGTGGGCAAGATACGTGTGATGGAGATTCTGGCCGAAGCGACCAATGTCATTTCGGAAGGTGAGGTGCTGCAATTGCTGAACATGCACGACGCCGACGTCGACGAAACCCGCTACATGCAAGTTATTCGTTATAAAACAGCCAAGCTGTTTGAAGCAGCGGCCCAGTTAGGCGCGGTTCTGGCGGGCACCGATGCTGCTGTCGAAGCCGCCGCCGCGGAATTTGGCCGTCGCATCGGCACTGCGTTCCAGATCATGGATGACTGGCTCGACTACACCGGCACGGCTGAATCAATGGGCAAAAATGCAGGCGATGATCTGCGCGAAGGCAAACCCACATTGCCCCTGATTTATCTCATTGAACGCGGTACACCAGAACAGTCGGCACTCGCCCGCGAAGCCATAGAACAGGGTGGGACCGACCGGTTCGACACTATTTTTGAGGCGATCACACGCTCGGGCGCGCTAGACCACACGCTCGAATGCGCGAAGCAGGAAGCACAGGCGGCGGCAACGGCCATTTCGGTGTTCCCAGATTCCATTTATAAAGAAAGCCTGCTATCCTTGTGTTCTTATTCGACGGCAAGGCAGTCCTAA
- a CDS encoding type II toxin-antitoxin system RelE/ParE family toxin has translation MPQVIFAPAAIRDLQRLRDFLRPKNPDAERRAGEAIRQGVQTLGAHPRMGRLVEDLPEQYREWPIDFGDSGYVARYRFDGDAVTILAVRHQKEAGY, from the coding sequence ATGCCACAAGTAATCTTTGCACCGGCGGCTATCCGAGACCTACAGCGACTGCGCGACTTCCTGCGACCGAAGAATCCTGACGCCGAGAGGCGGGCTGGCGAAGCAATTAGACAAGGCGTACAGACCCTCGGGGCTCACCCGCGAATGGGACGTCTCGTCGAAGATCTACCCGAGCAGTATCGGGAGTGGCCCATCGATTTCGGGGACAGTGGTTACGTGGCCCGGTATCGCTTCGATGGCGACGCTGTCACGATCCTGGCTGTCCGGCATCAGAAGGAAGCGGGGTATTGA
- the obgE gene encoding GTPase ObgE, which produces MKFIDEARIEVIAGDGGDGSASMRREKFVPFGGPDGGDGGRGGSVYALADRNINTLIDYRYARKHLARNGENGRGADCYGKGGDDITLRMPVGTIITDMETGELIADLTEHNQSVQIAKGGSGGLGNLHFKSSTNRAPRQKTEGKPGERRMVRLELKVLADVGLLGMPNAGKSTFIASVSNAKPKIADYPFTTLAPNLGVVRVGPSRSFVIADIPGLIEGAAEGAGLGHQFLRHLQRTGLLLHIVDLAPFDDAVDPVAEAKAIVNELRKYDELLYEKARWLVLNKLDMVPEDERIARVASFLEGFGWDGPVFEISALTGQGCESLCYAVYDHIAAHSEAQRAAEAEELASDVRFREKSSGESGDTASKPGEPQE; this is translated from the coding sequence ATGAAGTTCATTGACGAAGCGAGAATTGAAGTCATCGCCGGTGACGGAGGGGATGGCAGTGCGTCGATGCGCCGCGAAAAATTCGTCCCGTTTGGTGGGCCGGATGGCGGCGATGGCGGGCGCGGCGGTAGTGTGTACGCGCTGGCCGATCGCAATATCAACACGCTGATTGATTACCGTTATGCCAGGAAACATTTGGCGCGGAATGGCGAAAATGGCCGCGGTGCAGATTGTTACGGCAAAGGTGGTGATGACATCACGCTGCGCATGCCGGTCGGTACGATTATTACGGATATGGAAACTGGCGAGCTGATCGCTGATCTCACCGAACATAACCAGTCGGTTCAGATTGCCAAAGGTGGCTCGGGCGGGTTGGGCAACCTGCATTTCAAGTCCAGCACGAATCGCGCGCCACGTCAGAAAACCGAAGGTAAGCCGGGTGAACGCCGAATGGTGCGGCTGGAACTAAAGGTGCTGGCTGATGTGGGATTGCTCGGTATGCCCAATGCCGGAAAATCAACGTTTATTGCATCGGTCTCGAACGCCAAGCCTAAAATTGCCGATTATCCATTCACGACGCTGGCGCCCAATCTTGGGGTGGTTCGGGTCGGGCCGAGCCGGAGTTTTGTGATTGCGGATATTCCCGGGCTGATTGAAGGTGCGGCTGAGGGTGCGGGTCTGGGCCACCAGTTTTTGCGACATCTGCAACGTACTGGCTTGCTGTTGCATATCGTTGATCTGGCACCGTTCGATGACGCGGTCGATCCTGTCGCTGAGGCTAAAGCCATTGTTAATGAGCTGCGCAAGTACGACGAACTGCTTTATGAAAAAGCGCGTTGGCTCGTACTCAACAAGCTCGATATGGTCCCCGAAGACGAGCGCATCGCGCGCGTGGCTTCGTTTCTCGAAGGCTTTGGCTGGGACGGCCCTGTCTTCGAAATTTCGGCTTTGACAGGACAAGGGTGCGAGAGCCTGTGCTATGCGGTGTATGACCATATCGCGGCACATTCTGAGGCCCAGCGTGCGGCAGAAGCCGAAGAATTGGCTTCCGATGTCCGCTTCCGTGAAAAATCGTCAGGTGAGTCAGGCGATACGGCTAGCAAGCCTGGCGAGCCACAAGAATAA
- a CDS encoding CopG family ribbon-helix-helix protein, translating into MVTATSIKLDDELKGRVQHLAESRRRTAHWIMREAIEQYVEREEKREALNRDTLKAWDEFQATGLHATAEEVDKWLTSWGTENELPSPECHK; encoded by the coding sequence ATGGTTACGGCAACATCCATCAAGCTTGATGATGAACTGAAAGGGCGGGTCCAGCACTTGGCTGAGTCTCGCCGACGTACCGCGCATTGGATCATGCGTGAAGCCATTGAGCAGTATGTCGAGCGCGAGGAAAAGCGCGAGGCGTTAAACCGGGACACGCTCAAGGCGTGGGATGAATTTCAGGCGACTGGCTTGCACGCGACCGCAGAGGAAGTAGATAAGTGGCTCACGAGCTGGGGAACTGAAAACGAACTGCCCTCGCCTGAATGCCACAAGTAA
- the proB gene encoding glutamate 5-kinase has product MRSVIADSKRLVVKVGSSLVTNDGRGLDHAAIGRWASQIAALRTQGKEVVLVSSGAIAEGMQRLGWSKRPREIAELQAAAAVGQMGLVQVYESRFAEHSIRTAQILLTHADLADRERYLNARSTLLTLLRLGVVPIINENDTVITDEIKFGDNDTLGALVANLIEGDALVILTDQAGLYTADPRKEPSAQLVEQADAGAPELEAMAGGAGSSLGRGGMLTKILAAKRAAHSGANTVIASGREADVLVRLASGEAIGTQLIARTARIAARKQWMADHLQVRGHVLIDDGAADKLRSDGKSLLPIGVVEVQGAFARGEVIACLNAAGTEVARGLTNYSSAEARLIQRRPSAEIESVLGYMLEPELIHRDNLVLV; this is encoded by the coding sequence ATGCGGTCCGTCATCGCAGATTCCAAACGGCTGGTTGTCAAAGTCGGGTCGAGCCTTGTTACCAATGACGGGCGAGGGCTCGATCATGCAGCCATTGGCCGCTGGGCCTCGCAGATCGCTGCATTGCGCACTCAGGGTAAAGAGGTTGTGCTGGTCAGTTCCGGGGCGATTGCCGAGGGTATGCAACGTCTTGGCTGGAGCAAGCGGCCGCGTGAAATCGCTGAACTACAGGCGGCAGCCGCAGTTGGGCAAATGGGGCTGGTGCAAGTGTATGAAAGCCGCTTTGCCGAGCATTCAATTCGTACCGCGCAAATCTTGCTAACGCATGCTGATCTGGCGGACCGGGAGCGCTATCTGAATGCGCGCTCGACGCTCCTGACACTGCTGCGCCTGGGTGTCGTGCCGATCATCAACGAGAACGACACGGTGATCACCGATGAGATCAAATTCGGCGATAACGATACGCTCGGTGCGCTGGTGGCGAATCTGATCGAGGGTGACGCGCTGGTCATTCTTACCGATCAGGCGGGTCTTTACACAGCTGATCCGCGTAAGGAGCCTTCGGCACAACTGGTTGAACAAGCTGATGCCGGTGCGCCAGAGCTGGAGGCCATGGCCGGTGGCGCGGGTTCAAGTCTGGGCCGGGGTGGCATGCTCACCAAAATTCTGGCGGCTAAACGCGCGGCACATAGTGGGGCCAATACCGTGATCGCAAGCGGTCGGGAAGCCGATGTCCTGGTTCGGCTGGCTTCGGGCGAAGCCATTGGCACGCAACTCATAGCCCGTACCGCACGAATCGCGGCGCGCAAGCAATGGATGGCGGATCATCTGCAAGTTCGTGGCCATGTGCTGATCGACGATGGTGCGGCTGACAAGCTGAGATCAGACGGCAAAAGTTTATTGCCAATTGGCGTAGTTGAGGTGCAGGGGGCATTTGCACGTGGCGAGGTGATTGCGTGCCTGAATGCAGCGGGAACGGAGGTCGCACGAGGGTTGACCAATTACAGCAGCGCGGAAGCCCGGCTGATTCAGCGTCGCCCTAGCGCCGAAATCGAATCAGTGTTGGGCTACATGCTGGAGCCGGAGCTGATTCATCGGGACAATCTGGTGCTGGTCTGA
- a CDS encoding hypoxanthine-guanine phosphoribosyltransferase, with amino-acid sequence MNREEALQILSQSEEIVSARDVKSSIETMAAAIRAEMHNDFPLVLSVMGGAAVFTGMLLPHLDFPLEFDYIHLTRYRNTTQGGPDMQWRVAPAESVKDRVVLVLDDILDEGETMAAIRDRILAMGAKRFMSAVLCEKNIPQDKPLRPDFCGFEVPNRYVFGCGMDAKGYWRNLPGIRALTSV; translated from the coding sequence ATGAACCGAGAAGAAGCCCTGCAGATACTTAGCCAGTCCGAAGAAATCGTGTCGGCCCGCGACGTCAAATCCTCCATCGAAACCATGGCGGCCGCCATTCGCGCCGAGATGCACAACGACTTCCCACTGGTACTTTCCGTGATGGGCGGCGCTGCGGTATTCACCGGCATGTTGCTGCCGCACCTCGACTTCCCGCTCGAATTCGACTATATCCACCTGACCCGCTACCGCAATACCACTCAGGGCGGCCCCGACATGCAATGGCGCGTGGCGCCCGCCGAATCCGTTAAAGACCGGGTCGTACTCGTACTAGATGACATTCTTGACGAAGGCGAAACAATGGCCGCAATCCGGGACCGGATTCTCGCAATGGGCGCTAAACGTTTTATGAGCGCGGTACTGTGCGAAAAAAATATTCCGCAAGACAAGCCGCTGCGACCCGACTTTTGTGGCTTCGAGGTGCCCAACCGCTATGTATTCGGCTGCGGCATGGACGCGAAGGGATATTGGCGCAACCTGCCCGGCATTCGTGCGCTAACCAGCGTCTGA
- a CDS encoding RNA pyrophosphohydrolase, translated as MLDREGFRPNVGIILLNAHNEVFWGKRLREHSWQFPQGGIKYGETPVQAMYRELHEETGLRPEHIKVIGRTRDWLRYEVPDKFIKREVRGHYRGQKQIWFLLRMLGRDCDICLRATDHPEFDAWRWNEYWVPLDCVIEFKRDVYQLALTELSRFLRRASPRAEKSGKTPQMAHLSQIEETSVTTTDVSADVETSLQSVLIKSDCSAPVEDAAAGLPSLRD; from the coding sequence ATGCTGGATCGTGAAGGCTTTCGCCCGAACGTCGGCATCATCCTCTTGAACGCACACAATGAAGTGTTTTGGGGCAAACGGCTCCGTGAACATTCCTGGCAGTTTCCGCAAGGGGGCATCAAGTATGGCGAGACCCCCGTCCAAGCGATGTATCGGGAGTTACACGAAGAAACCGGGCTGCGTCCTGAACACATCAAGGTGATCGGTCGCACACGCGACTGGTTGCGTTATGAGGTGCCGGACAAGTTCATCAAGCGCGAAGTACGCGGCCACTACCGTGGCCAGAAACAAATCTGGTTCCTGCTTCGAATGCTCGGGCGCGATTGCGATATTTGCTTGCGCGCGACAGATCACCCGGAATTCGATGCATGGCGCTGGAATGAATACTGGGTACCGCTAGATTGCGTGATTGAATTCAAGCGGGACGTTTATCAACTGGCGTTGACGGAGCTATCCCGTTTTTTGCGCCGGGCTTCGCCGCGCGCGGAAAAGTCTGGCAAAACTCCGCAGATGGCGCACCTGTCTCAAATAGAAGAAACCTCGGTCACCACTACTGACGTTTCTGCCGATGTCGAGACCTCGCTGCAGTCTGTGCTGATCAAATCAGACTGCAGCGCTCCAGTCGAAGACGCGGCGGCTGGCCTGCCCAGCCTGCGTGACTAG
- a CDS encoding CNP1-like family protein, producing MPPHRHSRELILKAKTLIFVAAAISAALLAGCSNTPSNKDDSAFTYLLDRPSNWVENKLEGLPPLPQNSDLLPFEVSQNTPLRFSLDARSLSVGTDGVVRYTVVVTSPGGARNVNYEGIRCDTYSWRLYAGLDADHNGWDQTVANDWRRIENSELNAYHAALYQDYFCTSKMPIGTAKQIVNNMRYKRTTESGWIH from the coding sequence ATGCCACCGCACCGGCATTCCAGGGAACTCATATTGAAAGCAAAAACGCTTATATTCGTTGCGGCGGCTATTTCCGCCGCGCTGTTGGCCGGCTGCTCCAACACACCGTCCAACAAGGACGACAGCGCATTCACCTACTTGCTGGATCGCCCCAGTAACTGGGTCGAAAACAAGCTTGAAGGTTTGCCACCGTTACCGCAAAACAGCGACCTCTTGCCATTTGAAGTATCGCAAAATACCCCTCTGCGGTTTTCACTCGATGCCCGCTCGCTTAGCGTCGGCACGGATGGCGTGGTTCGCTACACCGTGGTGGTTACAAGCCCTGGCGGCGCGCGCAATGTGAACTACGAAGGGATCCGCTGCGACACCTATAGCTGGCGCCTGTATGCGGGCCTCGATGCCGATCACAACGGCTGGGATCAAACCGTGGCAAACGACTGGAGGCGAATCGAAAATAGCGAGCTGAATGCCTATCATGCCGCCCTGTATCAGGATTATTTCTGCACCAGCAAAATGCCGATCGGAACAGCCAAGCAGATCGTCAACAATATGCGTTACAAACGAACCACCGAAAGCGGCTGGATTCATTAA
- the rpmA gene encoding 50S ribosomal protein L27: protein MAHKKAGGSSRNGRDSESKRLGVKVYGGQAINAGGIIVRQRGTRMHPGDNVGIGKDHTLFALTDGHVKFTIKGAGKKHLVNVIPAAV from the coding sequence ATGGCACACAAAAAGGCAGGCGGCTCCTCACGGAACGGCCGCGACTCCGAGTCAAAACGTCTCGGCGTGAAAGTTTATGGCGGTCAGGCAATCAATGCTGGCGGCATCATCGTGCGTCAACGCGGCACACGTATGCATCCGGGCGACAACGTCGGTATCGGCAAGGATCACACCTTGTTCGCGCTGACAGACGGTCACGTCAAGTTCACGATCAAAGGCGCTGGCAAGAAGCATCTGGTCAATGTAATCCCGGCAGCAGTCTGA
- the rplU gene encoding 50S ribosomal protein L21, producing the protein MYAVIKTGGKQYKVAVGEKLKVEQIPADIDAEITLDQVLAVGEGESIKFGTPLVSGASVKATVVSHGRHAKVTIFKMRRRKHYQKHGGHRQNYTELRIDAITA; encoded by the coding sequence ATGTACGCGGTCATAAAAACCGGTGGCAAGCAGTATAAAGTTGCCGTTGGCGAAAAACTTAAAGTAGAACAGATACCGGCAGACATTGACGCTGAAATCACGCTCGACCAGGTTCTCGCAGTGGGCGAAGGCGAATCGATTAAGTTCGGTACGCCACTGGTCAGTGGGGCTTCCGTCAAGGCTACCGTTGTGTCGCACGGTCGGCATGCCAAAGTGACCATCTTCAAGATGCGTCGCCGGAAGCACTACCAGAAGCATGGCGGCCACCGCCAGAACTATACCGAACTGCGCATCGACGCGATTACCGCGTAA